In Pleurocapsa sp. PCC 7319, the following are encoded in one genomic region:
- a CDS encoding ABC transporter ATP-binding protein — protein MAFSAYSSTNYSPGDCVPVVQTWNLGKIYRTGFWMNQKIESLKNCSLSICRGETFGLLGPNGAGKTTLLKTLLGITRPTTGRALIFGKSIGDRTVKQKIGYLPENAYLYDFLTAWEFLEFIAGLFQIPHGKQHKRITELLDLVGLARSTARKKKLKQYSKGMLQRVGMAQALINDPEIVFLDEPMSGLDPMGRYRMREIVLSLKQEGKTIFFNSHILSDIEQICDRIAFLALGELICQGSLDELLGTSDAYQATVAGGNSESLAPWMTNLTEENNRWHGQLKVEPNRFMTHLDDVEAKLVSLKLARPSLEEFFMEQLRARGIEVSR, from the coding sequence ATGGCTTTTTCGGCTTATTCATCAACTAACTATTCACCAGGAGATTGTGTGCCAGTGGTGCAAACTTGGAATCTGGGAAAAATTTACCGCACTGGCTTTTGGATGAATCAAAAGATAGAATCTCTGAAAAATTGTTCTCTCAGTATTTGTCGTGGAGAAACTTTTGGTCTATTAGGACCAAACGGAGCCGGAAAAACGACCCTCCTCAAAACTTTGCTAGGTATTACCCGTCCCACCACAGGGAGAGCTCTCATTTTTGGTAAATCCATTGGCGATCGCACTGTTAAGCAAAAGATTGGCTATTTGCCTGAAAATGCCTATCTCTATGATTTTTTAACTGCTTGGGAGTTTTTAGAATTTATTGCTGGGTTATTCCAAATTCCCCACGGCAAACAGCATAAACGGATTACTGAATTATTAGACTTGGTTGGGCTGGCTCGTTCCACTGCTCGCAAAAAGAAACTCAAGCAGTATTCTAAAGGGATGTTGCAAAGAGTGGGAATGGCACAAGCTCTAATTAACGATCCTGAAATTGTGTTTTTAGATGAACCCATGTCGGGACTCGATCCCATGGGTCGCTATCGAATGCGAGAAATTGTTTTATCTCTTAAACAAGAAGGCAAGACAATCTTTTTTAATTCCCATATACTATCTGATATCGAACAGATTTGCGATCGCATTGCTTTTTTAGCTTTGGGGGAATTAATTTGTCAGGGTTCTCTAGATGAATTACTGGGGACTAGCGATGCTTATCAGGCAACTGTTGCTGGAGGTAACTCCGAATCTTTAGCACCTTGGATGACTAATTTAACTGAGGAAAATAATCGTTGGCATGGTCAGCTCAAAGTTGAACCAAATCGGTTTATGACTCATCTTGATGATGTTGAGGCCAAGTTAGTCAGTCTAAAGTTAGCTAGACCTTCTTTGGAAGAGTTTTTCATGGAGCAACTACGAGCCAGAGGAATTGAAGTTAGTCGCTGA
- a CDS encoding homogentisate phytyltransferase, which translates to MTRLSSFWKFSRPHTIIGTSLSVLALYLISIATTGNDLTLINLEQMLAVWLACVCGNVYIVGLNQLCDIEIDRINKPNLPLASGAFTPQQGRLIVGVTGIFALLIAGLSGNWLFATVAISLFIGTAYSLPPIRLKQFPFWAAFCILTVRGIIVNIGLFLHYGDKLNGREALNPYVWTLTLFILLFTVAIAIFKDVPDLEGDKKYNIKTFTIVIGKLAVFNLSRWVITICYFGMIIAGFFWLTSLNVGFFIASHVVLLGLLWWRSRYVDLEEKSAIADFYQFIWKLFFLEYLLFPIACFI; encoded by the coding sequence ATGACCAGACTATCTAGTTTCTGGAAATTTTCTCGCCCCCATACAATTATTGGCACTAGTTTAAGTGTCTTGGCACTTTACTTAATTTCTATTGCTACCACAGGCAATGATCTTACCCTGATAAATTTAGAACAAATGCTGGCAGTTTGGTTAGCCTGTGTCTGTGGCAATGTATATATTGTTGGTTTAAATCAACTCTGCGATATTGAGATTGACCGCATCAATAAGCCTAATCTTCCTCTTGCTTCGGGAGCATTTACGCCCCAACAAGGACGATTAATTGTAGGTGTTACAGGTATCTTCGCTTTGCTAATTGCTGGGCTATCAGGAAACTGGTTATTTGCCACCGTGGCTATTAGCTTGTTTATTGGTACAGCTTACTCTTTGCCACCGATACGTTTAAAACAATTTCCTTTTTGGGCTGCTTTTTGTATCCTTACGGTACGAGGAATTATCGTTAATATCGGGCTGTTTCTCCACTATGGAGATAAATTGAATGGCAGAGAAGCCTTAAACCCCTATGTTTGGACATTGACTCTATTTATTTTATTGTTTACGGTGGCGATCGCCATTTTTAAAGATGTTCCCGATCTGGAGGGAGATAAAAAATATAATATCAAGACCTTTACTATTGTGATCGGCAAGCTAGCTGTATTTAATCTCTCTCGGTGGGTGATTACTATTTGCTATTTTGGGATGATTATTGCTGGTTTCTTTTGGCTAACTTCCCTTAATGTTGGCTTTTTTATTGCCAGTCATGTAGTGCTACTAGGGTTATTATGGTGGCGTAGTCGCTATGTGGATCTAGAAGAAAAAAGCGCGATCGCCGATTTTTATCAGTTCATTTGGAAACTTTTCTTTTTGGAGTATTTACTATTTCCTATCGCTTGTTTTATCTGA
- a CDS encoding DUF1815 family protein, whose amino-acid sequence MFIRLAQQHRQFVQNLVMTLQALAIALEGRGYLASCYTCGGEMNSASFMVSLGDDHLIRFLVSDYGITWTEMRDDRELMKLEGAEAINQLQDLADLIKYQTPSSESEAIHSESSQAKERV is encoded by the coding sequence GTGTTTATTAGACTTGCACAACAGCATCGTCAATTTGTACAGAATTTAGTGATGACTCTTCAGGCATTGGCGATCGCCTTAGAAGGAAGAGGTTATCTAGCCTCTTGCTACACTTGTGGTGGTGAAATGAATAGTGCTTCGTTTATGGTTAGTTTGGGAGATGATCATCTAATCCGTTTTTTAGTTTCAGACTATGGAATCACCTGGACGGAAATGAGAGATGACCGGGAACTAATGAAATTAGAAGGAGCCGAAGCAATTAACCAACTACAAGATTTGGCGGATTTAATTAAATATCAGACTCCCTCTTCTGAATCTGAAGCGATTCATTCAGAAAGTTCTCAAGCTAAAGAGCGTGTGTAA
- a CDS encoding glycosyltransferase family 39 protein: MKMARQIAVIALLWLIFVNPGIMTSIDTIRRLSMSHAWWTGTEEGFPGNKIVISVNDKKYIPYDLGQSILMLPGDWLGEQLGQSIKNELIREHFRGAIVSFLIFVPLNLLAVLTCFRFLRLLNYSEKVSGLSSLVWLIGTSILFYSSFHQQNNQILLFVLLSYQAALMYLIKNKKYWAILSGVALGFTFIIRITNIIYVASILLFLIGCNLSREKTRSLSVSFRPILLWMSGFVPFLLLERILTYIRYGSWTATTVSLHLQIYNKAGELINSTDTVVEGTTKSFPFLKLLTKVKPEALFAPFFSPEKSIFIYDPLVLPCLILLVICWKYLSKYIRWYVIAATVGFLLHLYIYSWSLGWIDQGAWGARYHITSIHLLLVPLIPLLIQGAIEQIAQRKNLFKKILILGARAIVVLAICIQFSSIAIDGVVEAYQQRLGIGSSLRIVQRFKNISEILNGSSIKTDVNITSLEDSTETIALQEKIESRSRWNILPFLYQKKLAKSPLNKIIPILIAIWGLILLAAIVATIRIFVV, encoded by the coding sequence ATGAAAATGGCTCGTCAAATAGCTGTAATAGCATTATTGTGGCTTATTTTTGTCAATCCAGGCATTATGACTAGTATTGATACCATTCGTAGGTTGAGTATGTCTCATGCCTGGTGGACTGGAACAGAAGAAGGCTTTCCTGGTAACAAAATAGTTATTAGTGTTAACGATAAAAAATATATTCCCTACGATCTGGGGCAATCGATACTAATGCTTCCAGGGGATTGGTTGGGAGAACAATTAGGGCAGAGTATTAAAAATGAATTGATACGAGAACATTTTCGAGGGGCAATTGTAAGCTTTTTAATTTTTGTACCCCTTAATCTTTTAGCAGTTCTTACTTGCTTTCGATTTCTCCGTCTTTTGAACTATTCAGAAAAAGTGTCAGGATTATCTAGCTTGGTTTGGTTAATTGGAACTAGTATCTTGTTTTATTCTAGTTTTCATCAACAAAATAATCAAATACTTTTGTTTGTTTTACTTAGTTATCAAGCTGCTTTGATGTATCTTATTAAGAACAAAAAATATTGGGCGATACTAAGCGGTGTTGCTTTAGGCTTTACTTTTATCATCAGAATCACTAATATTATCTATGTCGCTAGTATTTTGCTGTTTTTAATTGGATGCAATTTAAGCCGAGAAAAAACCAGATCGTTATCAGTAAGTTTTCGTCCTATACTTTTATGGATGAGCGGCTTTGTTCCTTTCTTATTATTAGAAAGAATACTAACTTATATTCGTTATGGTAGTTGGACGGCAACAACTGTATCGTTACACTTGCAGATTTATAATAAGGCAGGTGAGTTGATTAACTCTACAGATACAGTTGTTGAAGGAACTACTAAAAGTTTTCCGTTTTTAAAATTACTAACTAAAGTTAAACCAGAAGCTTTATTCGCGCCATTTTTCTCACCTGAGAAGAGTATTTTTATCTATGACCCTTTGGTATTACCCTGTTTAATTTTATTGGTAATTTGCTGGAAATACTTATCTAAATATATTAGATGGTATGTGATTGCAGCAACAGTTGGATTTTTACTTCATCTATATATCTATTCTTGGAGTCTTGGATGGATCGATCAAGGTGCATGGGGAGCAAGATATCATATCACTTCTATTCATTTACTCTTAGTTCCCTTAATTCCTCTATTAATTCAAGGTGCAATCGAACAAATTGCTCAACGTAAAAATTTATTTAAGAAGATATTAATTTTAGGTGCTAGAGCTATCGTAGTGTTGGCTATTTGTATTCAGTTTTCTTCAATTGCTATTGATGGTGTTGTAGAAGCATATCAACAGCGGTTAGGAATTGGTTCTTCATTACGCATAGTACAGCGATTTAAAAATATTTCAGAAATATTGAATGGTTCATCGATAAAAACAGATGTGAATATTACATCGCTAGAAGATTCTACTGAGACTATTGCTTTACAAGAAAAAATTGAAAGTAGATCTCGATGGAATATTTTGCCTTTTCTATATCAAAAAAAATTAGCAAAATCTCCACTAAACAAAATAATTCCTATCTTGATAGCGATTTGGGGATTAATCTTACTCGCTGCAATTGTTGCTACTATCAGAATATTTGTAGTTTAA
- a CDS encoding glycosyltransferase family 4 protein, whose translation MNILFVITRADAIGGAQVHVQDLAIALQEEQHKVLVLTGQKGIYNEILRQAGIESISCEYLQRKINPVADGKSFRYILHIIDLFKPDLIAAHSSKAGILGRLASKLTKVPCVFTAHGWSFTPGIPEPSRTIFRWLERLMVPLTEKVICVSEFDRQIGFTAGMNPQQLLTVHNGMKDVVPILRANPAKSDPIKIAMVARFDEPKDHSTLIKAVQDLDAQLILVGDGPNLPIIRQHVEQLGITKKVAFLGFRQDVAKILAEVQIFTLISKFEALPCTIIEAMRAGLPVVVSDVGGVKEIVIDNETGYVIPRNDTEKLRQKLSYLIDNDQERSRMGKLARQKYESELTFKHMYDRTLTVYQEIVAQKS comes from the coding sequence ATGAATATTCTATTTGTAATTACTAGAGCTGACGCCATAGGGGGCGCTCAAGTTCATGTACAAGATTTGGCCATTGCTTTACAAGAAGAACAACACAAAGTTCTAGTTCTCACTGGTCAAAAAGGTATATATAATGAGATTCTAAGACAAGCAGGTATTGAGTCAATTTCTTGTGAGTATCTACAGAGAAAAATTAATCCAGTTGCAGATGGCAAAAGCTTTCGATACATCTTACACATAATTGACCTATTCAAACCAGATTTAATTGCGGCTCATTCCAGCAAAGCGGGAATATTAGGTCGCCTTGCCAGCAAACTTACTAAAGTTCCATGTGTTTTTACTGCTCATGGCTGGTCATTTACTCCAGGTATACCAGAGCCCAGTCGTACTATTTTTCGCTGGCTGGAAAGACTAATGGTACCTCTAACAGAAAAGGTAATTTGTGTTTCCGAATTTGATCGCCAGATTGGATTTACAGCAGGTATGAATCCTCAGCAATTACTAACAGTTCATAATGGCATGAAAGATGTTGTTCCCATCTTAAGGGCTAATCCTGCTAAATCTGATCCAATTAAAATCGCTATGGTGGCACGTTTTGACGAACCAAAAGATCACTCAACTCTAATTAAGGCTGTTCAAGATCTTGATGCACAATTAATTTTAGTCGGGGATGGTCCTAATTTACCAATAATTCGTCAACATGTGGAACAATTAGGAATAACTAAAAAAGTGGCGTTCCTTGGTTTTCGTCAAGACGTAGCCAAAATTTTAGCAGAAGTACAAATTTTCACCTTAATCTCAAAATTTGAAGCTTTACCTTGTACGATTATCGAAGCGATGCGAGCTGGTTTACCCGTGGTAGTTTCTGATGTTGGCGGAGTTAAAGAAATTGTCATTGACAATGAAACAGGGTACGTTATCCCTCGCAATGATACCGAAAAACTACGTCAAAAGCTGTCATATTTGATTGATAATGACCAAGAAAGAAGTCGTATGGGCAAATTAGCTCGTCAGAAATATGAATCTGAACTGACATTCAAGCATATGTACGATAGAACTTTGACAGTTTACCAAGAAATTGTAGCTCAAAAATCTTAG
- a CDS encoding ATP-binding cassette domain-containing protein has product MSPHHLPSIVRLEQVGLKATIGSNFLLQDISFTIQPGDKIAIVGASGAGKTSLLRLLNRLVSPDLGTVYFQEQPRQKLTSIQLRRRVVLVAQEPKLLGMNTLEALSYPLHLQKLAETEIRHRIETWMDRLRISPEWLNKTELQLSLGQRQLIAIARALVMNPQVLLLDEPTSALDVGIANHLLNVLEDLNQKQNLTIIMVNHQLELIKNFCDRILYLNAGRLEEDIGATEADWLRLRQKLLQLQAAQEQEWLE; this is encoded by the coding sequence ATGAGTCCTCATCATCTCCCATCAATTGTGCGTTTAGAACAGGTTGGTCTCAAGGCTACTATTGGCTCTAATTTTTTGTTACAGGACATCTCATTTACAATTCAACCAGGAGATAAAATAGCGATAGTCGGTGCATCTGGGGCAGGAAAAACATCGTTACTACGACTGCTTAACCGTTTAGTTTCTCCCGATTTGGGAACAGTCTACTTTCAAGAGCAACCAAGACAAAAACTGACCTCTATTCAACTACGCCGTCGAGTAGTTTTGGTTGCTCAAGAGCCCAAGCTACTTGGGATGAATACTCTAGAAGCTCTGAGCTATCCATTACACTTACAGAAATTAGCAGAGACAGAAATTCGCCACAGGATTGAAACTTGGATGGATAGATTGCGAATATCCCCAGAATGGCTTAATAAAACTGAACTTCAGCTATCTCTAGGACAAAGACAATTAATTGCGATCGCTCGTGCTTTAGTAATGAATCCCCAGGTGTTACTGTTAGATGAGCCGACATCAGCTTTAGACGTAGGTATTGCTAATCATCTTTTAAATGTTCTAGAAGACTTAAACCAGAAGCAAAACCTAACTATCATCATGGTCAATCATCAACTGGAATTAATTAAAAATTTCTGCGATCGCATTCTATATTTAAATGCAGGAAGATTAGAAGAAGACATTGGAGCTACTGAAGCTGATTGGTTAAGACTAAGACAAAAGTTACTTCAACTACAAGCTGCTCAAGAACAAGAATGGCTTGAATAG
- a CDS encoding DegT/DnrJ/EryC1/StrS aminotransferase family protein, with translation MNQPILLSTPHMGAQELEFVKEAFETNWVAPVGPNIDAFEQEFSQVVGSKYSAALSSGTAALHLALKLVGVKSGDEVFCSTFTFIASASPITYLGAKPVFIDSDRLSWNMDPNLLADALAKRDKQGKLPKAVLLVHLYGQSADLEPILAICDRYSIPVIEDAAEALGATYKNTSPGTWGRAGIFSFNGNKIITTSGGGMLVSDDLNLIDKAKFLATQARDPQPHYEHTEIGFNYRLSNISAGIGRGQLLVLKERVAARRKNFEIYREALGDLPGIQFMPEPNYGVSTRWLSCLTFDPQIAGIDREQVRLQLLAKQIETRPVWKPMHLQPVFADCECINNGVAEDLFQKGLCLPSGSNLSDADLARVISEIKQVYKFK, from the coding sequence GTGAATCAGCCAATTCTTTTATCTACTCCTCACATGGGAGCGCAAGAACTAGAATTTGTTAAAGAAGCTTTTGAGACTAATTGGGTTGCCCCTGTCGGTCCTAATATAGATGCTTTTGAACAAGAATTTTCTCAAGTAGTTGGCTCCAAATATTCTGCGGCTTTATCCTCAGGTACAGCAGCTTTACATCTAGCTCTCAAGCTAGTGGGGGTTAAATCCGGGGATGAAGTATTTTGTTCGACTTTTACGTTTATTGCTAGTGCTAGTCCCATAACTTATTTGGGGGCCAAACCAGTATTTATCGATAGCGATCGCCTTTCCTGGAACATGGATCCAAACCTGTTGGCAGATGCCTTAGCCAAACGAGATAAACAGGGAAAACTACCTAAAGCGGTATTGTTAGTTCATCTCTATGGTCAGAGTGCCGATCTTGAACCGATTTTAGCCATCTGCGATCGCTATTCGATTCCTGTAATTGAAGATGCGGCTGAAGCCTTGGGAGCAACCTATAAAAATACTTCTCCGGGAACATGGGGACGTGCAGGTATTTTCTCCTTTAATGGCAATAAAATAATTACTACCTCTGGTGGAGGAATGCTAGTTTCTGATGATCTTAACTTGATTGACAAGGCTAAGTTTCTGGCAACTCAAGCAAGGGATCCTCAACCCCATTATGAGCATACCGAAATAGGCTTTAATTATCGATTGAGTAATATCTCAGCTGGCATTGGTCGGGGACAATTATTAGTATTAAAGGAAAGAGTAGCTGCCCGCCGCAAAAACTTTGAAATTTATCGTGAAGCTCTGGGAGATTTACCGGGTATTCAATTTATGCCAGAGCCCAATTACGGAGTGAGTACTCGTTGGTTAAGTTGTTTAACTTTTGACCCCCAAATTGCGGGAATTGATCGAGAACAAGTACGTCTACAACTGCTAGCAAAACAAATAGAAACCAGACCAGTTTGGAAACCAATGCATTTACAACCAGTATTTGCTGACTGCGAGTGCATTAATAATGGGGTGGCCGAAGATTTATTTCAAAAGGGTTTGTGTCTACCTTCTGGTTCTAACTTAAGTGATGCAGATTTAGCACGAGTAATTTCTGAGATTAAACAAGTGTACAAGTTTAAATGA
- a CDS encoding polysaccharide biosynthesis tyrosine autokinase, whose translation MYPSQTSVGVDQYWEIVKRRWLPGSVVFLSVLTLGVVATSLKENIYQAEAKLKFKESTVSSSLSESSRALGAFSPVADKGNPIDTEAEVLRSVPLIKKTISDPEIELKNEEGERISVSAFQNKLKVGSIPGTDILQVSFASKNPEEAAKVVNTLVRNYLENNTVVNRAEAVSAREFLEEQLPKVEDALQRTEAEIRQLKESNEFVSPDEDTKALIDSIQEVQSEIAKAKGQINNARSQANYLKDKLGLNSEQAVILNTISQSPEIRETIAKLQQAESELATAQARYTANSPNVIELKEQIGSLEKLLDQQTQSVGGEQAKELLKNSKSGMIQQELTSELIKLEANNIGLQKQIDSLTETEQNRRVKIKQVPQIEQKLRLLERQVKSFESTYDILWQQLQTVRIAESQDPGNVRVISNAVIPNKPVSSRAVGYLASGSLALLAAAGIIYLLEITDKSIKTVEEARQLFGYDSLGVIPSLDKSKLSSLPPESEQDQLIPRLVVGGYPSLPQSESYRMLQSNIQFLNSDATIKSVVVTSSSSQEGKSTVAANLAAAMAQVGNKVLLVDANLHSPIQHRIWDIYNNNGLSNVIAEQIDPRTVTEKVMPNLDLLTSGVIAPSPAALLDSQRMRMLMDYWTERYDFVILDTPALDFTADAPIIGRTADGVLLVVRPGSVEKGQARFTKEILDQSGLNMLGVIFNGVNPQFDSHSYYHVLEEQRGNLIPKQLPGSSSKEELWETISSLSRESKKNKLATDLDEQQLQIAPIEKLESMVFNLQRDLADLTRMVKEQEEELLAQRQKVKKLQRKANLATENELFYLENQLKQEQEIKRMLDETLVGQRRNLEKRRQMLYQYQQVLDSRQNAASVY comes from the coding sequence ATGTATCCTTCGCAAACTTCTGTAGGTGTTGACCAGTATTGGGAAATAGTTAAAAGACGTTGGCTTCCTGGGTCAGTAGTATTCTTGTCCGTATTAACTTTGGGGGTTGTTGCCACCTCCCTCAAAGAAAATATATATCAGGCGGAAGCTAAGTTAAAGTTTAAAGAAAGCACCGTTAGTTCCTCCCTATCAGAATCAAGTAGAGCTCTAGGTGCTTTTTCACCTGTTGCTGATAAAGGCAATCCCATTGATACTGAAGCTGAAGTATTACGCTCAGTTCCCCTGATCAAAAAAACCATCAGTGATCCTGAAATTGAACTTAAAAATGAAGAGGGTGAGCGAATAAGTGTTTCAGCATTTCAGAACAAGCTTAAAGTTGGTTCCATACCAGGCACAGATATTTTACAGGTTTCATTTGCTAGCAAAAATCCTGAGGAAGCAGCGAAAGTAGTTAATACTTTGGTGAGAAATTATTTGGAGAATAACACCGTAGTTAACCGAGCCGAGGCAGTTTCTGCTAGGGAATTTTTAGAAGAACAATTACCTAAAGTAGAAGATGCTCTGCAAAGAACCGAAGCTGAAATTCGCCAGTTAAAAGAGTCAAATGAGTTCGTTTCTCCTGATGAAGACACTAAAGCTTTAATTGATTCCATACAAGAAGTACAGTCAGAAATAGCTAAAGCTAAGGGACAAATAAATAATGCTAGATCTCAAGCTAATTACTTAAAGGATAAACTGGGATTAAATTCAGAGCAGGCGGTAATTTTAAATACGATTAGCCAGTCGCCTGAAATTAGAGAAACAATAGCTAAACTTCAACAAGCAGAATCAGAGTTAGCGACGGCTCAAGCACGCTACACTGCCAATAGTCCCAACGTAATCGAATTAAAAGAACAAATCGGTTCTTTAGAAAAACTGCTAGATCAACAAACTCAATCCGTTGGGGGAGAACAGGCAAAAGAACTATTGAAGAACAGCAAATCTGGCATGATTCAACAGGAGCTTACCAGTGAATTAATTAAGCTAGAAGCCAACAATATTGGTCTTCAGAAACAGATTGATAGTCTAACTGAAACCGAACAAAACCGTCGGGTAAAAATCAAACAAGTACCTCAAATAGAGCAAAAACTGCGGCTGCTAGAAAGACAAGTAAAATCATTTGAATCAACTTATGACATTTTGTGGCAACAGCTGCAGACCGTTAGAATTGCTGAAAGTCAAGATCCCGGTAATGTTAGGGTGATTTCCAATGCAGTTATTCCCAATAAACCAGTTTCTTCTCGTGCGGTTGGTTATTTAGCTTCTGGTTCTCTGGCACTTTTAGCAGCAGCAGGGATAATTTATCTCTTGGAGATTACTGACAAATCAATTAAAACCGTTGAAGAAGCTCGGCAGCTATTTGGCTATGATTCGTTGGGTGTAATTCCTAGTCTTGATAAATCAAAGCTATCTAGCCTTCCTCCAGAATCTGAGCAAGATCAGCTAATTCCTAGGTTAGTGGTTGGGGGATATCCATCCTTGCCTCAGAGTGAGTCTTATCGGATGTTACAGTCAAATATTCAGTTTTTGAACTCTGATGCAACAATTAAAAGTGTTGTAGTTACTAGTTCTAGCTCTCAAGAGGGTAAATCTACAGTTGCAGCCAACTTAGCGGCGGCAATGGCTCAGGTAGGGAATAAAGTTCTCTTGGTTGACGCGAACCTGCATAGCCCAATTCAACATCGTATCTGGGATATTTATAACAACAATGGTCTGAGTAATGTTATTGCTGAACAGATAGACCCGAGAACGGTTACTGAAAAAGTTATGCCCAATCTTGACTTGCTAACTTCTGGGGTTATTGCTCCATCTCCTGCTGCCCTTCTTGATTCTCAAAGAATGAGAATGCTGATGGATTATTGGACAGAACGTTATGACTTCGTTATTCTTGATACTCCTGCGTTGGATTTCACTGCTGATGCTCCTATTATTGGACGTACAGCTGACGGAGTTTTATTAGTGGTTAGACCAGGTTCTGTAGAAAAAGGACAAGCTAGATTTACTAAAGAAATTTTGGATCAATCTGGACTCAATATGTTGGGAGTTATCTTTAATGGTGTCAATCCCCAGTTTGACTCCCACTCTTATTATCATGTTCTTGAAGAACAGCGAGGTAATTTGATTCCCAAACAATTGCCAGGTTCTTCCTCTAAAGAAGAATTGTGGGAAACCATATCTTCTCTATCAAGAGAGTCAAAGAAAAATAAGCTGGCTACAGATTTAGATGAACAGCAACTTCAAATAGCTCCTATTGAAAAACTGGAGTCAATGGTGTTCAATTTACAACGAGACTTGGCAGATTTAACCCGAATGGTGAAGGAACAAGAAGAAGAACTGCTGGCACAACGTCAAAAAGTGAAAAAGCTGCAAAGAAAAGCTAATCTTGCGACTGAAAATGAGCTGTTTTATCTAGAAAATCAATTGAAACAAGAGCAAGAAATAAAAAGAATGCTTGATGAAACGTTGGTTGGTCAGAGAAGAAATCTGGAAAAACGTCGCCAAATGCTTTATCAATATCAACAAGTTTTAGACAGTAGACAAAATGCTGCCTCTGTATATTAA
- the murG gene encoding undecaprenyldiphospho-muramoylpentapeptide beta-N-acetylglucosaminyltransferase, translating into MASSSARLLIAASGTGGHLFPAIALAQQLPEYEIEWLGTANRLETSLVPDDYPLNTIAVEGFQQRLSFKTLKIISGFIGSIFQTQKLLKEHQINAVFTTGGYIAAPAILAARLQKIPAVIHESNYIPGKVTRFLSRWCNIVALGCAGTAQYLPQAKTIHVSTPVRPQFLTLQSLDLDLPEDAIVILVVGGSQGAVAVNQLVRKAANTWLDMGAYIVHLTGKNDPEADSLKHPQYISMPFYDNMAGLLQRANLAISRAGAGTLTELAFTGTPAVLIPYPYAAEDHQTYNAQEFGDAGAAVVYQQSVLTAEILTEQVCQWLRSPEQLQEMANKAKALAITDSAERLAAIIRDLVKRQSRSYKL; encoded by the coding sequence GTGGCATCGTCTTCGGCTCGTCTACTAATAGCAGCTAGTGGTACTGGGGGACATTTATTTCCGGCGATCGCTCTAGCTCAACAGTTACCTGAGTATGAGATTGAATGGTTGGGAACTGCTAACCGTTTAGAAACCAGCCTGGTACCAGATGATTATCCCTTAAACACCATTGCTGTAGAAGGATTTCAGCAACGCCTGAGTTTTAAAACCCTCAAAATTATCTCTGGCTTTATTGGCTCCATTTTTCAAACTCAAAAACTGCTCAAAGAACATCAAATCAATGCTGTATTTACTACGGGGGGATATATTGCTGCGCCTGCTATCTTAGCAGCACGTCTGCAAAAAATACCGGCAGTAATTCATGAATCTAACTATATCCCTGGTAAAGTTACCCGTTTCCTTAGTCGTTGGTGTAATATCGTAGCCTTGGGTTGTGCAGGAACAGCTCAATATCTTCCTCAAGCTAAGACAATTCATGTTAGTACTCCTGTTCGCCCTCAGTTTCTCACTCTCCAGTCCTTAGATTTAGATCTTCCTGAGGATGCCATAGTAATCTTAGTTGTCGGTGGCTCTCAAGGAGCAGTAGCAGTCAATCAACTAGTTAGAAAAGCTGCTAACACTTGGTTAGATATGGGTGCATATATTGTTCATCTTACTGGCAAAAACGATCCTGAAGCAGATAGCTTAAAACATCCACAATATATTTCGATGCCCTTCTACGACAATATGGCGGGATTATTACAAAGAGCAAATCTAGCAATCAGCCGTGCTGGGGCCGGTACATTAACTGAATTAGCTTTTACAGGTACTCCCGCAGTTTTAATTCCCTATCCCTATGCTGCAGAAGATCATCAAACCTATAATGCCCAAGAATTTGGTGACGCTGGTGCTGCTGTAGTTTATCAACAATCAGTACTAACTGCCGAAATACTTACTGAACAAGTATGCCAATGGTTGCGATCGCCTGAACAATTACAAGAGATGGCTAACAAAGCCAAGGCTCTAGCTATTACCGATAGTGCAGAAAGATTGGCTGCTATTATTCGTGACCTAGTAAAGCGGCAGAGCCGCAGCTATAAGCTGTAA